Proteins from a single region of Bacteroidota bacterium:
- a CDS encoding DUF1573 domain-containing protein — protein sequence MKKISCVFLLIFIVIISSLQLNAKVKNIPQEAILSFKELSFDFGKVKQAGKLVHFFKFKNTGNDNLTILSIQPSCGCTGATIGEKKEFAPGETGEIKITFDPQGREGKTTKTIIVTSNDKILPSQTLTFTCEILNN from the coding sequence ATGAAAAAAATTTCATGTGTCTTTCTGCTAATATTCATAGTAATTATTTCGTCATTGCAACTTAATGCGAAAGTAAAGAATATACCGCAAGAAGCAATTCTATCATTCAAGGAGCTGTCATTCGACTTTGGAAAAGTAAAACAAGCGGGAAAACTTGTACATTTTTTCAAATTTAAAAATACAGGTAATGATAATCTAACTATCCTATCAATTCAACCTTCTTGCGGTTGTACCGGGGCAACTATTGGCGAAAAAAAAGAATTTGCCCCCGGAGAGACAGGTGAGATAAAAATCACCTTTGACCCGCAAGGCAGGGAAGGAAAAACCACCAAAACAATCATAGTAACATCTAACGATAAAATTTTACCTTCACAAACACTGACGTTTACTTGTGAA
- a CDS encoding T9SS type A sorting domain-containing protein — protein MKKFPRIFLLCFSFLCITATAFIYKADLFFSTSAISATWQSLTNLPYTLSHNVTVGSDSVSSSILIMGGIAGDSISSRILLYNASTAQYDTTLPRLPKRLMNGFGFKIKDSIYYGGGYTTNWKDTSMSADTLYDCVYPTVSSGYISGQKGKIYFTSNSGTNWVSRPLPDTTKNAVGISFVSDSVGFVILNRSDSITSSVYSTSNKGISWTAKLSSANLNDIFFQGANIGFLCGDNGSIKKTTNSGTNWTTINFGSDNYKAIYFLPNSATGFISGANGKIIKTTNSGTNWISQTTNTTKNLNSVVFSDSLMGYAVGDSGIILKTINGGTNWITQSSHTILNLRSIDKIDVNKLIASGDRGLIIYTTNGGTEWIQRVGVSSNRLNKVCIPPNDSIATAIGVKGWVVKANKPFFEYIINDTFYKISAGNLAAGWQTKASLPIPIAEVFSSTAVINDKIAFVMGGRTTGFNIADSVMRYNPLANVWSFGAHLPAKLAEPGAALIDKNKIMIAGGERSDSISNKVYIGTVDSNNAAGYIISWSTNATNFPIRSYAMGSKGFPSKKIAFFIGGNTTQFSFLDGPSGPSSKVYMYTSATDQFTELQIDIANPICHTGVDGYLGATPFTASIPDSSVRIFAPGGRDSNYVSVNSHKVLKLNGLVSVQQVNSEFPMNYKLEQNYPNPFNPVTKIRYELPQQSFVEFKVFDMLGKVVAVYINRMQNEGTYEILFDGKLLASGVYFYQLKTNGFTDTKKMLLIK, from the coding sequence ATGAAGAAATTCCCCCGGATTTTTTTATTATGCTTTTCCTTTTTATGCATTACTGCGACAGCATTCATTTATAAAGCAGATTTATTTTTCAGTACATCTGCAATAAGCGCCACATGGCAAAGCCTTACAAATCTTCCGTACACATTATCTCATAATGTTACAGTAGGTTCAGACTCAGTTAGCAGCTCAATATTAATAATGGGAGGAATTGCAGGCGACTCCATTTCCTCCAGAATTCTTTTATACAATGCTTCAACTGCGCAGTACGATACTACACTTCCAAGATTACCAAAAAGACTTATGAACGGATTCGGTTTTAAGATAAAAGATTCCATTTATTACGGCGGCGGATATACTACTAACTGGAAGGATACAAGTATGAGCGCAGATACTTTATATGATTGCGTTTACCCGACTGTTTCTTCAGGATATATTTCAGGACAGAAGGGTAAAATTTATTTTACAAGCAACTCAGGAACAAACTGGGTATCAAGACCTTTACCGGATACAACTAAAAATGCAGTAGGTATCAGCTTTGTAAGTGACTCGGTTGGGTTTGTAATCCTTAACAGGTCAGATAGTATAACATCATCTGTGTACTCAACCAGTAATAAAGGAATTTCGTGGACTGCGAAACTCAGCAGCGCAAACCTGAATGACATATTTTTTCAGGGAGCAAATATTGGTTTCCTCTGCGGAGATAACGGCAGCATAAAAAAAACAACTAACAGCGGAACTAACTGGACAACAATTAATTTCGGAAGTGATAATTACAAAGCAATTTATTTTTTGCCAAACTCTGCAACAGGATTTATTTCAGGAGCTAACGGAAAAATAATCAAAACCACTAACAGTGGAACGAACTGGATATCGCAGACAACTAACACTACAAAAAATCTTAACAGTGTAGTTTTTTCAGATTCGCTGATGGGATATGCAGTTGGAGACAGTGGAATAATTTTAAAGACAATTAACGGCGGAACGAACTGGATAACACAAAGCTCGCATACAATTTTAAATTTAAGAAGCATTGATAAAATAGACGTAAATAAATTAATCGCATCGGGAGACAGGGGTTTAATTATTTACACAACAAACGGAGGGACTGAGTGGATTCAAAGAGTTGGAGTAAGTAGCAACAGATTAAATAAAGTTTGTATTCCGCCTAACGACAGCATTGCAACGGCAATTGGAGTAAAAGGATGGGTTGTAAAAGCAAATAAACCTTTCTTTGAATACATTATAAACGATACGTTCTATAAAATCAGCGCCGGTAATTTAGCTGCCGGGTGGCAGACTAAAGCATCGCTGCCAATTCCAATTGCAGAAGTTTTTTCGAGCACTGCTGTAATAAATGATAAAATTGCTTTCGTGATGGGAGGTAGAACTACGGGCTTTAACATTGCAGACAGTGTGATGCGGTATAATCCTCTTGCTAATGTTTGGAGTTTCGGTGCTCACCTGCCGGCTAAATTAGCTGAGCCAGGTGCAGCATTGATTGATAAAAATAAAATTATGATTGCCGGCGGTGAAAGGTCTGATAGTATCAGCAACAAAGTTTATATCGGTACGGTAGACAGCAACAACGCCGCAGGATATATAATCAGCTGGTCAACGAACGCAACAAATTTCCCTATACGAAGTTATGCAATGGGTTCAAAAGGATTTCCCTCAAAAAAAATTGCATTCTTTATAGGCGGAAACACTACACAATTTTCCTTTTTAGACGGTCCAAGCGGTCCCTCATCCAAAGTTTATATGTATACTTCTGCGACGGACCAATTTACAGAATTACAAATTGATATTGCAAATCCTATTTGCCATACAGGTGTTGACGGCTATCTTGGAGCAACTCCGTTTACTGCTTCAATACCGGATTCGTCAGTCAGGATTTTTGCTCCGGGAGGAAGGGATTCAAATTATGTTTCAGTAAATAGTCACAAAGTATTAAAGCTAAACGGACTGGTAAGCGTGCAGCAAGTGAATTCTGAATTCCCTATGAATTATAAGCTTGAACAAAATTATCCAAATCCGTTTAATCCCGTGACAAAAATCAGATATGAGCTGCCGCAGCAGAGTTTTGTTGAGTTTAAAGTTTTTGATATGCTTGGAAAAGTTGTTGCAGTCTATATCAACAGAATGCAAAATGAAGGGACGTATGAAATTTTATTTGACGGGAAGCTGCTTGCAAGCGGAGTGTATTTCTATCAGCTGAAAACTAACGGTTTTACCGATACGAAAAAAATGTTGTTAATTAAGTAA
- a CDS encoding multicopper oxidase domain-containing protein, protein MAFISSLQTASPLYAQSKTDTTQFIEIIKRDNSLPLPTSSYVPQTGDIKPDAEVTIELSEGDAYIGAGVLFRGFVINGGIPGPSIVVNEGDIVKFTVVNKGKIPHGASIHSASTQTSKYLGHINAGETKSMFFKASRPGVFMYHCAPGGHGIPLHILFGQYGMMTVKPKKQYKLEQILGRKPDVEIYLLQHELYSSGKDAIDGKAIYSMWNGKLFRYVEQPIRAKPGDYVRINYINVGPNHVSTFHIVGIMWDYVYWQGNPDMPQAGGQTVTSGPSDSWVIEFRMPPDEGTYTMLDHAVSAADRGAIGLLICDKNATTPVTISAEGPKYTGKELSDIKSKIIRTIAPFEPGTPDVDPVLEYGPEVKEVTVKIIGNSYYPKSIKVCEGTTIIWQNEDIFTYMDGEFGGIHTASTYEAPVPFNSPLLGHAEVYKIKLDKKGDYKYMCAPHPYMKGVVTVVPAPGNSMSIYIILLVVLTVLLIIYVLYKINFIKKNIAAASGENSNVQQA, encoded by the coding sequence ATAGCTTTTATAAGTTCATTACAAACTGCATCCCCGCTGTATGCTCAGAGTAAAACTGATACAACACAGTTCATTGAAATAATTAAAAGAGATAATTCCCTTCCTCTGCCGACATCAAGCTACGTTCCCCAGACAGGAGATATTAAACCCGATGCTGAAGTTACTATTGAGCTCTCTGAAGGTGATGCATACATTGGCGCAGGAGTTCTGTTCAGAGGATTTGTTATTAACGGAGGAATTCCCGGACCAAGCATCGTAGTAAACGAAGGCGATATAGTAAAATTCACTGTAGTCAATAAAGGTAAAATTCCGCACGGAGCTTCTATTCACTCTGCATCAACTCAAACTTCAAAATATCTCGGTCATATAAATGCAGGCGAAACGAAGTCGATGTTTTTTAAGGCTTCACGTCCCGGTGTATTTATGTATCACTGCGCCCCGGGAGGACACGGTATTCCGCTGCATATTTTATTCGGACAGTACGGAATGATGACAGTAAAGCCAAAGAAACAATACAAACTTGAGCAGATACTCGGAAGAAAACCCGATGTTGAAATTTATTTATTGCAGCATGAATTATATTCCAGCGGTAAAGATGCCATTGACGGTAAGGCAATTTACTCAATGTGGAACGGAAAACTTTTCAGATATGTAGAGCAGCCAATAAGAGCAAAGCCGGGTGATTACGTAAGAATAAATTATATTAATGTCGGACCTAACCACGTATCAACTTTTCATATCGTAGGAATCATGTGGGACTATGTTTACTGGCAGGGAAATCCCGATATGCCTCAGGCAGGCGGACAGACTGTTACATCAGGTCCATCAGATTCATGGGTAATTGAATTCAGAATGCCGCCTGATGAAGGAACATATACAATGCTTGACCATGCAGTAAGCGCTGCAGACAGAGGAGCAATAGGACTGTTGATTTGCGATAAGAATGCAACGACACCTGTAACAATTTCTGCCGAAGGACCGAAGTACACAGGAAAAGAATTAAGCGATATTAAATCAAAAATAATAAGAACGATTGCGCCGTTTGAACCCGGTACACCTGATGTTGACCCTGTACTAGAATATGGTCCTGAAGTAAAAGAAGTGACGGTAAAGATTATAGGAAACAGTTATTATCCGAAGTCAATAAAAGTCTGCGAAGGCACGACTATTATATGGCAGAACGAAGATATTTTTACTTACATGGATGGCGAGTTCGGAGGAATACATACTGCATCTACTTACGAAGCCCCCGTGCCGTTTAACTCACCATTGCTGGGACATGCAGAGGTTTATAAAATAAAGCTTGATAAAAAAGGCGACTACAAATATATGTGCGCGCCGCATCCGTATATGAAGGGTGTGGTTACTGTAGTCCCTGCTCCGGGAAACTCAATGAGCATTTATATTATTTTACTGGTAGTGCTTACTGTGCTGCTGATTATATATGTGTTGTATAAAATAAATTTTATAAAGAAAAATATAGCTGCTGCTTCAGGAGAGAATTCTAACGTGCAGCAAGCATAA
- a CDS encoding T9SS type A sorting domain-containing protein — MKRKPTLSFLSLLALLFLSTNIFAQNVEVSNGGPVTSYATLADAFTAINTGAFTGAITVNIVGNTTETVSASLDSSGNGTGSSYTSISIQPSGGASRTITGAFVGNLINLNGADNVTIDGLNTGGNSLTISNTALGVSSSIRFINDAKNNTVTNCTISGSEVSAATGVIFLSTGSASGNDNNTISNNNITAAGVNLPQNGIFSIGTSATVDNSGNIVSGNNISDFFNASGVSNGVSVGSGNSGWTISNNKIFQTGSRTYTTGNTHNGIVATSGSGYTITGNTIGYASSAGTGTYTMLGTVANRFIGISLTPTTASASSIQGNTVTAISIATSSGAATANGILCGINIAGGSAPVNIGNITPNVIGGSTGTGLLSAVPTTTQGTVVGIHSAGTGATVIQNNVIGGLSSSGTTAAIAGGLFGINISGVATSVTITGNTVGNSTAENMRGGTTALTTGSSVVTGINLAAAPTTVNISNNTIQNFVSYGTGTTGFVRGISTSSGAGSSVVYTFSGNTITNLATNSALATVTNGLASANGIALAIGNAPVISGNTISNLSNTNTGTGGYIVAGIAFANATNPSVRNNIIYNLSNASTSSTATTPGIAAGILIRSATTSDTVANNMITLGAGQTTNTSFIGIMGQHGATPDPINYIYYNTVSISGTASSGAQPSMGFFRGDFSVTARTQVTYLKNNVFDNARTGGTGKHYAIANNYGATTSSTGWTAANSDFNVLNSASLSTVGYWTTDQTFAGWKTASSCDFSSVTGVAITYTNAATGNLRFNMGVTPTQLESGATTLAGFTTDIDGFARPKPAPVNGGGTFPDFGASESDMVPLDLTGPNISYGVVSGGIVAANRTLTGFATITDNSGVNVTPGTRPRVYYKKSTDANAFVGNTSGDNGWKWVEATNTSSPYNFTIDYTIINGGSIAVADVIQYFVVAQDLSPAANVASNPIIGFVGTSVAAITSAPTTPNSYTIGATFPSVVYLGTGAGVPNYPSFSGAAGLFNAINTSVVASDVTVIVQNNLVEDGTVSLNEFAKGFRIVVVPGAASVFTIEGTTAAANDALLELNGADDFLIDGRFNGAGKYLRFVNNNATASGTGPILRFLNDSRRSGIGYCTLESNASVTTNPIIMFGGTTGIYGNDSLLVDSCLFKNSTGTNPGSYFTAIGSTGTSTGIQKNSSIAIINNNFTGWTANSTVLIDFSAGSMGDSLVVDSNRVYNNITLTAGWTGIKLTGNGNNCTANFNSIGGSNPDRSGSPIFANTGIAITAIDVKSGNTIKSDIHGNIIANISNMAPATLTSGIVKGINIQGGRINVGTLVGNTIGGKLNPWDTVTTAYDNGWIDIVTASATDTILIWNNTISYANYWRKRNDRNAGINIAGTSGALVDVYNNNINNMRGNGTGNSASFQNFGIRLANTGANNVINVRNNNINSMFHTGDTVLTGNIHEPVGIMFASGVATQTVNIFNNKIYDIQSNANSANDTGSTAPIVSAIKLFSASSTLNVYNNSISLATQNGNQTRVIGIYQGGTSTINPCNISYNSVYLGGTATSSSPNVVSFGFVRISGLITLRNNIFYNARTGGGRNLAIANQSAVNWTSSSSNYNLLVTANSSVCADWVASIGIDFASWKSNSSGDNYSSYGTTATIPAASLFTATATADLSLVASQPVVWYASGQGTPVLSPSIGTDILGGARSTTLAGGSTDLGAYNVTPSIAPPTATESAAPAPSTTTTYSVGGKTLASINWGPGGTPPTSMSLIYYPGTNPPNAGGFNVGNGYWSFTATGGTGYTYDIVLYYDPAQIGTIPADTNVVISKSDDGGTTYVPYTTYGNAAGQYERNSSGKYITLYGLSSFSIFALTDKDVPLPVELVSFTSSVNRNEVKLNWATSMEKNNSGFEIERKAVGTTNWVKAGSVQGSGTTNEVRNYSFTDAGVAKGKYNYRLRQLDYNGNSQYFSLSGEVNVGVPAKFDLSQNYPNPFNPSTKINYDLPFDSKVSIKLFDMTGREVAVIVSGLQSAGYYTVQFNGSNLASGVYFYNIIAEGGNAAKFITTKKMVLVK; from the coding sequence ATGAAGAGGAAACCTACCCTTTCTTTTTTATCTTTACTTGCTTTGTTATTTTTGAGCACCAATATATTTGCTCAGAATGTTGAAGTGAGTAATGGAGGTCCTGTAACAAGTTATGCAACTCTTGCAGATGCTTTTACAGCGATCAATACAGGCGCTTTTACCGGCGCAATTACGGTAAACATCGTTGGTAATACCACTGAAACAGTTTCAGCATCGCTCGATTCAAGCGGCAACGGAACTGGTTCAAGCTATACATCTATTTCTATTCAGCCATCAGGCGGAGCATCAAGAACAATTACCGGAGCGTTTGTAGGTAACTTAATCAATCTCAATGGAGCAGATAACGTTACTATCGACGGCTTAAACACAGGCGGTAACTCATTAACAATTTCAAATACTGCGCTCGGAGTATCAAGCAGTATTAGATTTATTAATGATGCGAAAAATAACACAGTGACTAACTGTACTATTTCAGGATCAGAAGTAAGTGCAGCTACAGGTGTTATTTTTCTTTCTACAGGCTCTGCATCAGGAAATGACAACAATACCATAAGTAATAATAATATTACAGCTGCAGGAGTAAACCTACCTCAAAACGGTATTTTTTCTATTGGTACCAGTGCAACGGTCGATAACAGCGGAAATATAGTTTCGGGAAATAATATTTCGGATTTCTTCAACGCTTCAGGCGTCAGTAACGGAGTATCTGTAGGTTCAGGTAACTCAGGATGGACAATTTCAAACAATAAAATTTTCCAGACAGGCAGCAGAACTTATACTACCGGCAATACCCACAACGGAATTGTTGCTACATCAGGTTCAGGTTATACTATAACAGGAAATACAATCGGCTATGCTTCATCAGCTGGCACAGGTACTTACACAATGCTTGGAACAGTTGCAAATAGATTTATCGGTATTTCTTTAACCCCTACTACTGCATCTGCATCTTCAATACAGGGCAATACAGTAACTGCAATCAGTATTGCCACATCAAGCGGCGCGGCTACTGCAAACGGTATTCTTTGCGGTATTAACATTGCCGGTGGTTCTGCCCCGGTTAATATCGGTAATATTACTCCGAACGTTATAGGAGGCTCTACCGGCACAGGACTACTTTCTGCAGTTCCTACAACAACTCAGGGAACAGTTGTCGGTATTCATAGCGCCGGAACGGGAGCAACAGTAATTCAGAATAATGTCATCGGAGGATTATCCTCTTCAGGTACAACGGCTGCTATTGCAGGCGGATTATTTGGTATAAACATTTCCGGCGTTGCAACTTCTGTAACAATTACCGGAAATACGGTTGGTAACTCTACTGCAGAAAATATGCGCGGCGGTACAACTGCTCTGACTACTGGAAGCTCAGTTGTAACAGGTATCAATTTAGCCGCTGCTCCCACAACTGTAAATATTTCAAATAACACAATACAGAATTTTGTTTCTTACGGTACGGGTACAACAGGATTTGTAAGAGGTATTTCAACCAGTTCCGGTGCAGGAAGCTCGGTTGTTTATACTTTTTCAGGAAACACTATAACTAATTTAGCTACAAACTCTGCCCTTGCAACAGTTACAAACGGCTTAGCATCGGCAAACGGAATTGCACTTGCAATAGGAAATGCACCTGTCATTTCAGGTAATACAATTTCAAACCTTTCGAATACTAATACAGGTACAGGCGGATACATTGTTGCAGGTATAGCTTTTGCTAATGCAACAAATCCTTCAGTAAGGAACAATATTATTTACAATTTATCTAATGCAAGTACATCTAGCACAGCAACTACTCCGGGTATTGCAGCAGGTATTTTAATTCGCTCTGCAACAACTTCCGATACAGTTGCAAATAACATGATTACTCTCGGCGCAGGACAAACAACTAATACATCTTTCATAGGTATAATGGGCCAGCACGGAGCAACACCTGACCCTATAAATTATATTTATTACAACACAGTTTCGATTTCAGGTACTGCATCAAGCGGTGCTCAGCCCAGTATGGGATTTTTCAGAGGTGATTTCAGCGTGACTGCAAGAACACAGGTTACTTATTTAAAAAATAACGTATTCGATAATGCAAGAACAGGCGGTACAGGAAAACATTATGCTATAGCTAATAACTATGGCGCCACAACAAGCTCAACAGGATGGACTGCTGCAAATTCAGATTTTAACGTTCTGAACTCTGCTTCTCTATCTACTGTCGGCTACTGGACAACTGACCAGACATTTGCAGGTTGGAAAACTGCATCATCCTGCGATTTCTCAAGTGTTACAGGAGTTGCTATTACATATACAAATGCGGCAACCGGAAACTTAAGATTTAATATGGGTGTAACACCTACTCAGTTAGAGTCAGGCGCAACAACACTCGCAGGGTTTACTACTGATATCGACGGTTTTGCAAGACCTAAACCTGCTCCTGTAAACGGAGGCGGAACATTCCCTGATTTCGGAGCAAGCGAATCAGACATGGTTCCGTTAGATCTAACAGGACCAAACATTTCATACGGAGTTGTTTCCGGTGGAATTGTGGCTGCAAACAGAACACTTACAGGATTTGCTACTATAACAGATAATTCAGGCGTGAACGTAACACCGGGCACAAGACCAAGAGTGTATTATAAAAAATCAACTGATGCAAATGCATTCGTTGGGAATACTTCAGGCGATAACGGATGGAAATGGGTTGAAGCAACAAATACATCTTCACCTTACAATTTTACAATTGACTATACAATTATAAACGGCGGCTCCATAGCAGTTGCAGATGTTATTCAGTACTTTGTAGTTGCTCAGGATTTATCTCCTGCAGCGAATGTTGCAAGTAATCCTATCATAGGCTTTGTTGGTACCAGCGTTGCAGCTATAACTTCTGCACCAACAACTCCGAACAGTTATACAATTGGCGCTACATTCCCTTCAGTAGTTTATCTGGGAACAGGCGCAGGAGTGCCAAACTATCCAAGCTTCTCAGGAGCTGCAGGATTGTTCAATGCAATCAATACAAGTGTTGTTGCATCTGACGTGACTGTAATAGTGCAAAATAATTTAGTCGAAGACGGAACAGTTTCGTTAAATGAATTTGCAAAAGGATTCAGAATAGTAGTTGTACCCGGCGCAGCAAGTGTATTTACAATTGAAGGCACAACGGCTGCTGCAAATGATGCATTACTTGAACTAAACGGCGCAGATGATTTTTTAATTGACGGAAGATTTAACGGCGCAGGAAAATATTTGAGATTTGTAAATAATAATGCGACAGCATCAGGTACAGGACCGATATTAAGATTCCTTAACGACTCAAGAAGAAGCGGCATTGGATATTGTACACTGGAAAGTAATGCATCTGTAACTACTAATCCTATTATAATGTTCGGCGGAACAACAGGAATTTACGGTAATGACAGCTTGCTTGTTGATAGCTGCTTATTCAAAAATTCAACAGGTACAAATCCGGGTTCATATTTTACTGCAATAGGTTCAACAGGTACATCTACAGGTATTCAAAAGAACAGCTCTATTGCAATCATCAATAATAACTTCACCGGATGGACTGCAAACAGTACAGTGCTTATTGATTTCTCTGCAGGCTCAATGGGAGACAGCTTAGTTGTGGACTCAAACAGAGTTTACAATAATATTACATTAACTGCAGGATGGACCGGTATAAAACTAACAGGCAACGGTAATAACTGTACAGCAAACTTTAATAGTATCGGCGGAAGCAACCCTGACAGATCGGGAAGCCCGATATTTGCAAATACCGGTATAGCGATTACAGCTATCGATGTAAAATCCGGTAATACTATTAAATCTGATATACACGGTAACATCATTGCAAATATCAGTAATATGGCACCTGCTACACTTACATCAGGAATTGTGAAAGGTATTAATATACAGGGAGGAAGAATAAATGTTGGAACACTTGTAGGTAATACTATCGGTGGAAAATTAAATCCCTGGGATACTGTAACAACTGCTTATGATAACGGATGGATTGATATAGTGACAGCATCTGCTACTGACACTATATTGATATGGAACAACACTATTTCTTATGCAAATTACTGGAGAAAAAGAAATGACAGAAATGCCGGAATAAATATAGCAGGGACATCAGGAGCATTAGTAGATGTTTATAATAACAACATTAATAATATGCGCGGCAACGGTACAGGAAACTCTGCATCATTCCAGAATTTCGGCATCAGATTAGCTAATACAGGAGCTAACAATGTTATTAATGTTAGAAATAATAACATTAACTCAATGTTCCACACCGGTGATACTGTTCTTACAGGTAACATTCACGAACCGGTTGGAATTATGTTTGCCAGCGGTGTCGCAACACAGACTGTAAATATTTTTAATAATAAAATTTACGATATACAAAGTAATGCAAACTCAGCAAATGATACGGGTTCAACTGCACCAATCGTTTCGGCCATAAAACTTTTTTCAGCGAGTTCTACTCTGAATGTTTATAATAATTCTATTTCTCTTGCCACCCAGAACGGTAATCAGACAAGAGTAATAGGTATTTATCAGGGCGGAACTTCTACTATAAACCCCTGTAACATTTCTTATAACTCAGTTTATTTAGGAGGAACTGCAACAAGTTCATCACCAAACGTCGTTTCATTCGGGTTTGTAAGAATCAGCGGGCTTATTACATTGAGGAACAACATCTTTTACAATGCAAGAACAGGCGGCGGAAGAAACTTAGCGATTGCAAACCAGAGCGCTGTTAACTGGACGTCATCTTCATCAAACTATAATTTATTAGTAACTGCTAATTCTTCTGTATGCGCAGACTGGGTAGCAAGTATAGGAATTGATTTTGCTTCATGGAAATCAAATTCTAGCGGAGATAATTATTCCTCATATGGCACTACAGCTACTATCCCTGCAGCCAGTTTATTTACAGCAACAGCAACTGCAGACCTTAGCTTAGTAGCTTCACAGCCAGTTGTTTGGTACGCATCTGGACAAGGTACACCTGTCCTATCACCTTCTATTGGTACTGATATTTTAGGAGGCGCAAGGTCAACAACTTTAGCAGGCGGTTCAACTGACTTAGGAGCATACAATGTAACACCATCTATAGCTCCGCCAACAGCAACTGAAAGCGCAGCGCCTGCCCCAAGTACAACTACAACGTATTCTGTAGGAGGAAAAACACTTGCTTCAATAAACTGGGGACCGGGAGGAACACCACCTACATCTATGTCACTGATTTATTATCCGGGTACAAATCCCCCTAACGCTGGTGGTTTCAATGTTGGTAACGGATACTGGAGCTTTACAGCAACAGGTGGTACCGGTTACACATACGATATAGTTTTATATTATGACCCTGCACAAATCGGAACAATTCCTGCCGATACAAACGTAGTTATTTCAAAATCAGATGACGGCGGAACAACTTATGTACCTTATACAACTTATGGAAACGCAGCAGGTCAGTATGAAAGAAATTCATCAGGAAAATATATTACACTTTATGGTTTATCTTCATTCTCAATCTTTGCGTTGACTGATAAAGATGTGCCGCTACCGGTTGAACTGGTTTCATTCACATCATCTGTAAACAGAAATGAAGTGAAGCTGAACTGGGCAACATCTATGGAAAAAAATAATTCAGGATTTGAAATTGAAAGAAAAGCAGTCGGAACAACTAACTGGGTAAAAGCAGGAAGCGTTCAGGGCAGCGGAACTACAAATGAAGTCAGGAATTATTCTTTCACTGATGCAGGCGTAGCAAAAGGAAAATATAATTACAGATTAAGACAACTTGATTACAATGGAAACTCACAGTACTTCAGCTTATCAGGTGAAGTAAATGTAGGTGTACCTGCGAAATTTGACCTGAGCCAGAACTATCCGAATCCGTTTAATCCTTCAACAAAGATTAACTACGATTTACCATTCGATAGCAAAGTATCAATCAAATTATTTGATATGACCGGTAGGGAAGTTGCTGTAATTGTAAGCGGACTTCAGTCAGCAGGATATTACACAGTACAATTCAATGGTTCAAATTTAGCCAGCGGTGTTTACTTCTACAATATAATTGCAGAGGGCGGAAACGCGGCTAAATTTATTACCACTAAAAAGATGGTTTTGGTGAAATAA